DNA from Rosa rugosa chromosome 6, drRosRugo1.1, whole genome shotgun sequence:
ACTTGTTTATGATGAACAACAATAATTGGTCCCCAAACAtttaaagaaaaggaagaaacagCATGTAATTAATGCTGAAGAACTTGCTCTACCCAAGTAATTCAATGAATGCCGTGTTGCCCTAACCAATATCACCACAATTGCAGCTAAAGCCCCTCTGCATGTTTTACCTCATATGATCATAAGGTTCAAAATGCCTAATCTAGACCACATGATCTGCCTCCTGCTTCAATCTAGACCAATTTAATAAGTTATTACCATTTAGATTTTTGTTTCCTAGCTATATGTCAATATGCAAAGGAAATTCTCTAGAATTATAGAACAAAATGACGTAGATTTGGGGCTACCACAGTGGTAAGTGGAGTCCAATTCCATATAATGGAATTTGAAAAGTGATTCTTAAACAGTTTTTAAAGACCAACTTGCAATTATGTATACTTGGTCAAAGAAGCACCCCTCAAATCATAAAAGCCAGGAACCCTAAAGCCTGGCAAGCATCAAACAGACAAAGCCAACTTGCTCCTAGGGCTACCCAATTCTGGAAAATTCTATACAGATGATGAACCATACAATAATGCTGTGATTGCTGTCAGAGTATGCACTTAATCTGGAATTCAACTTTCAAAAAACTCTGGTTGAAATGACATCCAATTTAATTCAAGTTGCAGATCAAATAACCCCACCATTCTCTCTCCGACACTATGCTTTCTAGGTAAGCATCATTGCTACTTAAACTATACAATGCAAGGAGACATACTAATGAAGAAGTTCATCCACACAAAAACTTGCAATGAAATGTTAAGAGCTCCAACCCCCGTTTCTTGATTAATACTTTCTTCTTTGCCTACACTACACCATCGTGATTGTCTTCTTCCACAAGAAATGAATCGAAGCGACAAGGAACAAAGACATCCACTAGATTTTAAAACATCATAACTAGCTAATCCGAAACCTAAAAACAGGCTAAATATTAAGAGTTGCTTCACAAGCAAAAGATATAATAAACAAAATAGCTAGTCTAACCTTGCTTGCTGTGCCTACAGAAAGAAGCTGCCGAGACATTttgcacaaaaccaaaaagagtCGGTGAAGATCAAACCAAGCATCTACCCTTCTTCCTTCCTCAGTAAGCAGGCGGAGGTCTAGGCGGTGGAGGACCCCAGTACACATCAGGCGGCATCTGACCATTTGGAAGCAAAGTCGGAGGCAAAGCGTAAATGGGCACTTGTTGCTGTTGTTGCTGCTGATCACTCAAGCCCTGAGAACCCGAATTCCCTCCGTTCCCTGCCGAATTCACACCggattgctgctgctgctgctgctgttgctgttgcAATTGCATCCCTTCATTGCTCTCATCCTCAAGCGGCAGTCTCTCATAAGTGGCATTAGTGAACGTCGCCGCAATGATCATCACCGGCCCGGAAGCCAACAGAGCTCCAACAACAGTCCCACCAACCACCTGCCCCTGCCCGCCGCCCAAGTACACGGTCAGGCCACTAGCCCCCGGCGGCGACGGGGCAGGCAGAAACGCACCGTTTAGGGACAGAATCTCGAACCTTCCGTGGAGCGTTATGACCCCGCTCGGCGCTGCCGGCTGACGAAGAGTGACGTTAGAAACAATGCCGCTGCCGCTTAAGACGGAGACTCCTCTGTGCCTGCGCTGTGCGAAGGTGGCAATGCTCTCGACGATGTCGCTGCCGCTGCTGATTTCCAAGACATGGCTCCGGAGAGCGTTGGGAGACTCTTTGGTGATGATTATCGGCGGTTTCGGCTTGTTTTTCGAGCCGGGGGGACGGCCTCTGGGCCGGCGGTTGCTGGAGCCAGGCTCGAGGCTGTCGGGGCCGCCGGAGCTAGGGTCTTGATTGTCAACTTCTCGATCGTTGTCACGGCTGTCCTGGTCGTCGTCCTGCTTCTGAGGTGGAGTGTTGTTTGGGTTGCTGGTGCTGCTGTTGGTGggtgtgttgttgttgttgttgtgctCTTCGGCTTCAGAGTTTCTAAGATGAAGAGACGGTGGTGTCGAGGCGGTGATTGAGTCATGAGCTCCCATCGCCACATTTCCAGCCCACCATCGATTCGCCATggaaggacaaaaaaaaaaagacccaaATCTTAAAGAAGCTagcttgtttgtttcttttttggtttgcaGACTCTTCGGGACTCCTCTGGATAAAGACAAGCACCAGAGGTAGCTAATTAAGGAAGGGCCAAAGCCACAGCTTGGATTCTTACACCAAAAAAGATGTAATCTTTACCCTCTTGCAAACTACCTCTTCTCCCTGTGGTTTGTTTTCTTGCTGTAATAGATTGACTGAGATTcctgaagaaggaaaaaaacatTAATAATCCAACACAGAAAATCCAAAACCTTATCCCTCTTTTCTCACCAGACTCTCTCCAACCCATTTATCCCTTCCATCTTTGCTCACATGGGTCTCCTTTGCCTTTGCATGAAAAAACCCTATTCCCAACCCAGAAATCTAATCGCCACCACCCTCTAAACCCCTATTCCAGGTGACCCCAACGCTATTTACTACGCTGGTCTACCACTACGTGTGAGTAGGTACCGGAAAGTGCATGGCTGCTTCCTCCAGCTAGAGGAGCCCGAGATTTCGTGGTGATTTGGTAGGGGCCTTGTTCTTCGTCTTTTTTCAGTAGTAAGAGTACTTGGTCTTGACCTTTTACCCAGTCCTTATTATTGGGATGCGTAAGTTAAGAGAACACTGTACTCCCTGGCGTACGATAACAATTCGTGCATCACTGTACCACAAAAGGAAAGCGGTTTTGCAGAAACCCGGTTTTCTCCTGTCCCTGTTGTGCAAGTTCcaagttgagagagagagagagagagagagctcacAGTCTGCACTCTCACCCATGAAGAAATGGGGCGTTGTGGGTTGCGCTGAGAGATTACGGGTTTGCCCTTTTGGGTTAACGTGTGGGATGGTGATTTGACCATAACGGGGATACAGCTGGGTTTGGGTTTTCTTAAGAGTTGGTCTTGCTTCTTCTTATCTctctctgagagagagagagagagagagagagagagagagagaggagcgtGAAGCTGAAGATGAGAGGGTGTGGGGTAACGTGCGCATGGAGTAGTGGGAACACGTCACTGTCTTCGAGTCCCGACAAGCTATCGAGAATGCCAAGGTCTGCTGCAAACACAGCACCTCACCGCCAAAAACCGAGCCATACATGACCGAACAACAACAACTAGACCTAAACCAGTAAACTGtcgaaaataaaaaaataaaaaaactagagacttgatctttgtgtcttgggTGTACAATGTTTATCTCCATAAAAAGTTATACAGTGTTTCAGAGTTTTTATATAGATCGAACATTTGCGGTAGTAGATGGGCATGTTTGTAATTCGGTGAGCGTGAGCGTGTTTATGGTTCAGTCTTGAGATTTAAGTTTCAACTCCGCGGTCAGCAGTCATGTGCTGAAGTCTTGCGATTTATATCTGAAGACTATGGTGACAAATACGTGTTTTATGTCAATCCTTCATAGTTAAGATTGTAAGTCAAAAGCGAAAGTGTATGATAAATTTCTCTCTTTaaattttttggttttttgcggttaaacaaacaaacaaaaaaattgcgATAATATTAGAATTTGCGAACTGAGACTGTTAGGTTGTAAATTCACGATACAAGATCATTTAATTTGATAATCGACGATTTCAGACTTTAAAATTTCAAAATCTTTGTGCATCGTAGAGCACTAATTATGCTATCTCATTATTTTTAAGTTTGTTTTTGCTTTACCAACGCTGACAGAACTGGCGTTCAAAAGTTGATGTGGGCTTGTGAACCAACTTGGACCTGCTGCACAGGCTTCTAAGACACACTGAGTCACTGATCCATCAGGTATAGAAGTTTCAATTTTTACTCATCAGACCAAAGAAAAACGTAATCAAGTTCTAGTCATGCACGGCTGATAGTTGAAGAAAAATTCTTGCGTACATCAGACGTACCAGACACGTGGTACGTCTGACCAATCAAGCACCAAAACATTTTCTCCTTATTTCAAAACTGCCCCTGCTTTTTAAAAGTGTAATACCTAAACTACCCTCTTACTGGGTACTGATGATTGGTCAGCcgcaccccccccccccagtgTTGCGGCTACCCCACGCAAGAATCTCCCGATAGTTGAAAGTATCAGTTTTACCAAAGACGTTCTCAATGTTAACTAACTAACCAACTTGACCTAAATTAGTAAATTGCTAAACAAGCTTTAGTGGAGGAGCTCAGGCTTTTTGAGTGGTGTCATATGTGATTTGCTTTAGCACAGTTTCCAGATTAGCTAACCAAGCTTACTAGAGAACAACGTAGACCAAACAAAACTGCAACGCTCTTACAAAAGTTGTCTTCTTGGTGCGACCCCTGTGCAACGTGTGATGATGCCTCCACAAATCACAATTTGTATCATGCAAGTCTCCTTTGAAATTCTGAACTTACACCTTACCTACTCTCTTATTAGCCTATCGCACCATACACGTGGCATGACGGCTTTATGTCTTATAAGTGTCCattgaaattctaaatttttCTTTACCCGCTCTCTTATTGGCCTACCCCACCATACACGTGACATGGcattaaaattttaaactttTCCTTACCCGCTCTTTCATTGACCTACCGCACCATACAAGTGGCATGGCGGCCGTTTTGATTAGATAGAGTGATGTGTCAATTGTCAGGACCCTTAGATTAGATAGAGAGttaagattttatgaaattgaagtaaattcaccCTCCTCaatttagaggagccggatcctaTGTTGAGTATAGCATTTGGAACTTGTAGATACGATTTTGGTAGAAATTGGTAAAGGTTTGACATCACTCTCTATCCATACAATTGTACAATGTTTCAAAATCTCAAATAAATTCGCAAAATAATATAAAGTTCGAGTTTTCTACTACGTTATTCAACATCGGTGTAGAA
Protein-coding regions in this window:
- the LOC133715765 gene encoding AT-hook motif nuclear-localized protein 15, producing the protein MANRWWAGNVAMGAHDSITASTPPSLHLRNSEAEEHNNNNNTPTNSSTSNPNNTPPQKQDDDQDSRDNDREVDNQDPSSGGPDSLEPGSSNRRPRGRPPGSKNKPKPPIIITKESPNALRSHVLEISSGSDIVESIATFAQRRHRGVSVLSGSGIVSNVTLRQPAAPSGVITLHGRFEILSLNGAFLPAPSPPGASGLTVYLGGGQGQVVGGTVVGALLASGPVMIIAATFTNATYERLPLEDESNEGMQLQQQQQQQQQQSGVNSAGNGGNSGSQGLSDQQQQQQQVPIYALPPTLLPNGQMPPDVYWGPPPPRPPPAY